From Pan paniscus chromosome 9, NHGRI_mPanPan1-v2.0_pri, whole genome shotgun sequence, the proteins below share one genomic window:
- the MRGPRF gene encoding mas-related G-protein coupled receptor member F produces the protein MAGNCSWEAHPGNRNTMCPGLSEAPELYSRGFLTIEQIAMLPPPAVMNYIFLLLCLCGLVGNGLVLWFFGFSIKRNPFSIYFLHLASADVGYLFSKAVFSILNTGGFLGTFADYIRSVCRVLGLCMFLTGVSLLPAVSAERCASVIFPAWYWRRRPKRLSAVVCALLWVLSLLVTCLHNYFCVFLGRGAPGAACRHMDIFLGILLFLLCCPLMVLPCLALILHVECRARRRQRSAKLNHVILAMVSVFLVSSIYLGIDWFLFWVFQIPAPFPEYVTDLCICINSSAKPIVYFLAGRDKSQRLWEPLRVVFQRALRDGAELGEAGGSTPNTVTMEMQCPPGNAS, from the coding sequence ATGTGCCCCGGCCTGAGCGAGGCCCCGGAACTCTACAGCCGGGGCTTCCTGACCATCGAGCAGATCGCGATGCTGCCGCCTCCGGCCGTCATGAACTACATCTTCCTGCTCCTCTGCCTGTGTGGCCTGGTGGGCAACGGGCTGGTCCTCTGGTTTTTCGGCTTCTCCATCAAGAGGAACCCCTTCTCCATCTACTTCCTGCACCTGGCCAGCGCCGATGTGGGCTACCTCTTCAGCAAGGCGGTGTTCTCCATCCTGAACACGGGGGGCTTCCTGGGCACGTTTGCCGACTACATCCGCAGCGTGTGCCGGGTCCTGGGGCTCTGCATGTTCCTTACCGGCGTGAGCCTCCTGCCGGCCGTCAGCGCCGAGCGCTGCGCCTCGGTCATCTTCCCCGCCTGGTACTGGCGCCGGCGGCCCAAGCGCCTGTCGGCCGTGGTGTGCGCCCTGTTGTGGGTCCTGTCCCTCCTGGTCACCTGCCTGCACAACTACTTCTGCGTGTTCCTGGGCCGCGGGGCCCCCGGCGCGGCCTGCAGGCACATGGACATCTTCCTGGGCATCCTCCTGTTCCTGCTCTGCTGCCCGCTCATGGTGCTGCCCTGCCTGGCCCTCATCCTGCACGTGGAGTGCCGGGCCCGACGGCGCCAGCGCTCTGCCAAGCTCAACCACGTCATCCTGGCCATGGTCTCCGTCTTCCTGGTGTCCTCCATCTACTTAGGGATCGACTGGTTCCTCTTCTGGGTCTTCCAGATCCCGGCCCCCTTCCCCGAGTACGTCACTGACCTGTGCATCTGCATCAACAGCAGCGCCAAGCCCATCGTCTACTTCCTGGCCGGGAGGGACAAGTCGCAGCGGCTGTGGGAGCCGCTCAGGGTGGTCTTCCAGCGGGCCCTGCGGGACGGCGCTGAGCTGGGGGAGGCCGGGGGCAGCACGCCCAACACAGTCACCATGGAGATGCAGTGTCCCCCGGGGAACGCCTCCTGA